The Bdellovibrio sp. NC01 genome includes the window GCTCACGTTAGTCAGCAAATGCAGATTTAGCCAATTTCTTTGCATGATCGCGAACATCTTTAGGCCAGCCAGAAATTTGTTTTGCAAATTTCTCTTTATCTTTGGCGTACAGTGCGCGTAAAGCCTCTTCATAGTTCGGCAAATCACCCGCCATCACATGCATGAACTTATAGGTCGCATCTTGTGACATACGAATTTGGTCTTTCGCGAAATTCTTTTTACGTGCTTCTTCAACAAGCTTACGCAACGTCACTGATGCCCCACCCGGCTGACGTGATAACCAATCCCACTGCGCTGGAAGAAGAGTCACTTCGCGTGGCACGACTCCAAGCTTTGGTCGCCCCGGGCCTTTGACCACTTCAGCTTCCGCTTCTTCTGAGGGGAAGAGACCTTCTAATCTTTTCGCCAGTGACTCTGCCGTGCCACGCAAGTCGATATCTACTTGCTCGCCCGTGAGATCGTTAAAAATCAGAACTGTGGTGCGCGTTTCTTTTTTTAAATGTTCTTTT containing:
- a CDS encoding DUF2239 family protein, yielding METLKQTFTAFSGSDRITTGDIKDVATEVKEHLKKETRTTVLIFNDLTGEQVDIDLRGTAESLAKRLEGLFPSEEAEAEVVKGPGRPKLGVVPREVTLLPAQWDWLSRQPGGASVTLRKLVEEARKKNFAKDQIRMSQDATYKFMHVMAGDLPNYEEALRALYAKDKEKFAKQISGWPKDVRDHAKKLAKSAFAD